Proteins co-encoded in one Papaver somniferum cultivar HN1 chromosome 5, ASM357369v1, whole genome shotgun sequence genomic window:
- the LOC113281370 gene encoding mitochondrial phosphate carrier protein 3, mitochondrial-like, which yields MAFSDNSRQSLIPNFLYSTSSTTKSVGLDKLLSGNRTFPSSSTSSSSIASSSSSSFVVAAPNEPGKIEMYSPAFYAACTAGGILSCGLTHMAVTPLDLVKCNMQIDPAKYKSISSGFGVLLKEQGVRGFFRGWVPTLFGYSAQGACKFGFYEFFKKYYSDLAGPENAAKYKTLIYLAGSASAEVIADVALCPMEAVKVRVQTQPGFARGLSDGFPKFVKADGYGGLYKGLVPLWGRQIPYTMMKFASFETIVENIYKHAVPKPKDQCSKSMQLGISFAGGYIAGVFCAIVSHPADNLVSFLNNAKGATVGDAVKKIGVLGLFTRGLPLRIVMIGTLTGAQWGIYDAFKVFVGLPTTGGAPPAVAAAPDALEA from the exons ATGGCGTTTTCAGATAACTCAAGACAATCATTGATTCCAAACTTTCTTTATTCCACTTCATCAACAACTAAATCAGTTGGtttagataaacttttgagtggaAATCGAACTTTCCCTTCATCTTCTACATCATCCTCGTCGAttgcttcttcttcatcctccAGTTTTGTTGTGGCTGCACCAAATGAACCAGGAAAGATTGAGATGTATTCACCTGCTTTCTATGCTGCTTGTACTGCTGGTGGTATTCTAAGTTGCGGTCTTACTCATATGGCTGTTACTCCTCTAGATCTTGTCAAGTGTAATATGCAG ATTGATCCTGCGAAATACAAGAGCATCTCTTCTGGTTTCGGGGTTTTGCTGAAAGAACAGGGGGTTCGAGGTTTCTTCAGGGGATGGGTGCCTACTCTATTTGGTTACAGTGCACAGGGTGCTTGCAAGTTTggattttatgaattctttaagAAGTACTACTCTGATCTTGCTGGTCCAGAGAATGCAGCCAAATACAAGACTCTCATCTACCTGGCTGGTTCTGCGTCTGCTGAGGTTATTGCTGATGTGGCCTTGTGTCCCATGGAAGCTGTGAAGGTACGAGTCCAAACTCAGCCTGGATTTGCCAGGGGATTGTCAGATGGATTCCCAAAGTTTGTGAAGGCTGATGGTTATGGAGG GTTGTACAAGGGTCTTGTTCCTCTCTGGGGTCGACAAATTCCAT acaCTATGATGAAGTTTGCATCTTTTGAGACCATAGTGGAGAACATTTACAAGCATGCTGTCCCCAAGCCCAAGGACCAGTGCAGTAAATCCATGCAATTAGGTATCAGTTTTGCTGGTGGATACATCGCTGGTGTCTTCTGTGCTATTGTTTCTCACCCTGCTGACAATCTTGTGTCATTCCTTAACAACGCCAAGGGTGCCACTGTTGGTGAT GCCGTGAAGAAGATCGGTGTCTTGGGTCTATTCACTCGTGGTCTTCCATTGCGTATTGTCATGATTGGAACCCTTACCGGAGCACAATGGGGTATCTATGATGCTTTTAAGGTGTTCGTTGGCCT GCCTACAACTGGAGGTGCCCCACCTGCTGTGGCTGCTGCTCCTGACGCCCTAGAGGCTTGA